In one Rutidosis leptorrhynchoides isolate AG116_Rl617_1_P2 chromosome 8, CSIRO_AGI_Rlap_v1, whole genome shotgun sequence genomic region, the following are encoded:
- the LOC139864705 gene encoding glycine-rich RNA-binding protein 4, mitochondrial-like has protein sequence MAFYNKIGSLMRQNISQNSVSNGNVTGLSMFNAIRCMSSKLFIGGLSYQTDDHSLKEAFSGFGDVVEARVIIDRDSGRSRGFGFVSYSSEDSAKEAMTAMDGQELNGRSVRVSLATERAPRTGGYNRSYGGDDGGNDRF, from the exons ATGGCTTTTTACAACAAAATCGGAAGTCTTATGAGGCAGAACATTTCCCAGAACTCTGTTTCCAATGGGAACGTTACAGGACTATCTATGTTTAATGCTATTCGCTGCATGTCTTCAAAGCTATTCATTGGCG GTCTTTCATATCAGACTGATGATCACTCTTTGAAGGAAGCATTTTCTGGCTTTGGGGATGTCGTTGAAG CAAGAGTTATCATCGATAGAGATTCTGGAAGGTCAAGGGGTTTTGGGTTCGTGAGCTACTCAAGTGAAGACAGTGCAAAAGAGGCTATGACTGCCATGGATGGCCAG GAACTAAATGGGAGGTCTGTTCGTGTTAGTTTAGCAACTGAGCGTGCCCCACGTACTGGTGGATATAACCGAAGTTACGGTGGGGATGATGGAGGAAATGATCGATTCTGA